One Hordeum vulgare subsp. vulgare chromosome 4H, MorexV3_pseudomolecules_assembly, whole genome shotgun sequence DNA window includes the following coding sequences:
- the LOC123446992 gene encoding inactive protein RESTRICTED TEV MOVEMENT 2-like has translation MAAERTYVDFVPSHDLLEDNHKHTLVVNLTGFKKEHLRLQIDKSGRLRVSGERPLEGGQWRRFRKEFQVPEGCDAGGIRARFDKDGVLHVTMPRLTPLDLEDDPKAAADAEAAQHAAAAAEEKKRHEAVEEDARKRHAGREDGHARDQGEGARQAASAGRQAYGFARDRSRSGMVRALLLAVAVALVGVAGLYARYRWMDQSAETAPAGGAIVGLSDY, from the exons ATGGCCGCCGAACGGACGTACGTCGATTTCGTGCCGTCGCACGACCTCCTCGAGGACAACCACAAGCATACCCTCGTCGTCAACCTCACAG GGTTCAAGAAGGAGCACCTGAGGTTGCAGATCGACAAGTCCGGCCGGCTGAGGGTCAGCGGCGAGCGGCCGCTCGAGGGCGGCCAGTGGAGACGCTTCCGCAAGGAGTTCCAGGTCCCCGAGGGCTGCGACGCCGGCGGCATCCGCGCCAGGTTCGACAAGGACGGCGTCCTCCACGTCACCATGCCCAGGCTCACGCCCCTCGACCTCGAGGACGACCCAAAGGCAGCGGCGGACGCAGAAGCAGCGCAGCACGCCGCCGCCGCTGCAGAAGAGAAGAAGCGGcatgaggcggtggaggaggacgCGAGGAAGCGTCATGCCGGTCGCGAGGACGGCCACGCCAGAGACCAAGGCGAAGGCGCACGCCAGGCGGCGTCTGCCGGGCGGCAGGCGTACGGCTTCGCTAGGGACCGGAGCAGGAGCGGGATGGTGAGGGCACTGCTCCTAGCCGTGGCCGTGGCCTTGGTTGGCGTTGCCGGCCTGTATGCCAGATACAGGTGGATGGACCAGTCGGCTGAGACGGCGCCGGCAGGTGGTGCCATCGTCGGCCTCTCTGACTATTGA